The Salinibacter grassmerensis nucleotide sequence CTGCCTCGTCCTTCGCCTCGCGGAGTTTCTCCTCTCGCTTCTTCTGTTCAGTGATGTCGGTGTGGATGCCCAGCATTCGAATCGGCTCTCCACCGCCATCATACTCGACAGTGCCGCAGGCCTCGACCCACCGCTGCTGGCCGTCGGGGATGCACACCCGAAACTCCGCCTCGTACTTCTCTCGGTTCTCGATTGCCTGTTCGACGGCTTTCTGGGCACTTGACAGATCATCGGGGTGTACGCGCCTGGCCCAGGCCTCAAGCGTTCCTGGAAACCCTCCAGGCTCATACCCGAAAAGCCGCTCGGAGGTCTCGTCCCAGATCACTTCGCCGGCCTGGATTTTCCAATCGAACGTCCCGGTATTCGATGCGTCGAGGGCAAGCTGTAGGCGCGTGTTCAGCGCCCGGAGCTTCTCCTCTTGCCGCTTCCGTTCGGTGATATCCGTGTACACAGAGTACGTCTCTGGAGCCCCTGGGTCCAGAGCCTGCGCCACTCGCAGTTTAAACTCTCGCTGGCCATCCGGGGTCACACATCGAACCCTCGTCTCGGCAACACCCTCTTCAATGGCCCGGCGCTCAACGGCAGCGGGGCTCTCCTGGACATATTCTTTTGAATTGTCTACTGGGCGAATGAGACCCTGCAGATTCTTTCCTTCGGACTCCTCGGCGGCGTGTCCAAAAACCTCTTCGAATGCGGCATTGGCGGTGAGGACGCTGACCTCTTCTCCTTCAAGCCGCCCGTGGACAACGGGGACCGGAAGCCCATCCAGGAGGTTTTCAAGGCGTCTGCGGTCTCCCTGCACTTCCTCCTTGGCCCTTTTCAGCTGGGCAACACTGTACCCTACGTAGAGCCCGACGAATGCACCGATTGCGGCCAGTTGTAAAACAATGGCACGGGGGTCAATTTCCTCTTGCAGGACTTGCATCCCTACCACGAGCCCAGCAAGGAGCGCCAGCCCAATGCCACCCGCCAGCGCGTATTTTATTGCTTCTGGTAGGTAAAAGGAGCCAGGCGAGTCTTGAAAAAGCCGCCATCCAACGTATGGAATCGCCAACGCCAGAAGGATGGACACCGAATTTTTTAGCGTTGCCGACCACTGCGGTTCGTCCTGGTGGACCCAGTCTACATACGCATCAAGCAGAAGGGCCGCAGCCAGCACCACACCGATCACGAGCAGTACCCAGAGGGCGCTGCGCCGGCCTAATTTCGCGGGACGAGGGCCAGCATCGGTTGGTGGAAAGAACATTGTCGTGCGTGGTTTTCAGAGTTTCTGGCGGCGGAATGGCCCTTGGTCCGTGGTGGCACTTATAGAGCAAAATGGCTTTGTACCCGTTCTGTCAACTCTTTCCCTATCACTTCCTCGGGCGTAAAAGCCTCTTGTTGAGGTGTGAAAGCCCCCCGGTCAGGTACGGCAGCCGTCTGGTCTGCTCATGGTTCTCCAAGGACCCCTGACAAAGGCACCAGAAAGCTCCTCTATAGTAAGTTCAACCCCTCAATTAGTTTCATTTTTTTCATATTTAGACCCATAAAATTCGCTTCAGGTATACCGGTTTCGTTCTTTCTCGATCTTCCAGCGGGATTCCTGTAGCCGCCCGGTGAACTTCTCGCGCCCAGGTTGAAACCGGTTCTTTCCTCTAGCCCTAGCCGGTCGGACATTCTGAACGATAGCTTCTTGGAAATGGGAAAGCCGAAGAAATCTCTTCGTCGCTGACTTCGCGGTCGAATGGTTTCTCAAGGCTCAAGACGCCAATTCTGCTCGTCTTCTGATTTGCACGTACGGGCCTTCTCTGGAGTTGAAGTCTGACGGACAAATTGGGCCACTGAACAGAACTGCCCGCGGCTCATCAGGGGAGGGGACGACCCGCCAGGGAGGTAGGAGGAGCAAGGCGCCGACACCGGGCGCCCACCCGATAGGTTGAGACAACTCTGTGGCGGGAGAGGCGGGGTGGCTCCCCTCCGCTTCTCTGCCCGGCCACTCTTGCCTTCACGTCCCACTCCTCCACATAGGCACGGTTGATCTTCTCCAGAATGTTCTGATTGTGCCCAACGATGATGGGAGGATCGTTAGCGTAAGAAAGAAGGCAGCGGTACTGCGGGTCTAGATTCCGGGCTCTCACTCCTCGAGCGTCAGGTTGAGGATTGGGTCCGTCGCTCCCTCACTGTCGATGAGCACCAGTGTGGCAGGCGGATCGCGAGACGGATCTGTCGTCGTAGAGTGGGGGTGGACGCTCTGCCGAGACACGCGTAGAAGTTGAGGGCGGGCACAATCCGAATTCAGGGAACAGCGAACCCGGCAGTGCCGCCCGGATCCTATTCGTCCGACATTGACTCGTACTCGGCCTGTTGGGCAGGAACGACATACTGGTCGAAGTACCAGCTCGTCGCTTTCTCGAACGTGAGGTACGCACCGGTGCCGAGCGTCGCCACGAGGAGAGCAAGGAGCGCGACGTTTCGGCGCTTCCGCTTCGGATCGATCGAGCATTGATTCTGTCGCCGGTAATAGAGCCACGTGCCGACCAGTCCTACGAGAGCGGCCAGTCCCCGAAGCAGCCATGCCCCCAGGCCGGCTGAGCCGTCGGCAGCGTAGAAGAAGTCAGCGAACGAGATCGCGTAGATGCCCCCCATCACCCCCATCGCGAAAAGCACCGCAGGGGCCACGCAGCAGATCATGCCGGCCAGCCCCGCCGAGGCGGCCACTTTGAGACCCCAGGACCACAGGCTGGGGACAGTATCATCGGTGTCGTCGGCTACGGGTGTGCTGATTGTACTACGGGGTGTAGTGTTGGCGATATTACGGGAGGAGGGGCGCTACAGGGGGACGTTCGGCACGCTCAGGCTCTCGTTCGAGGACATCGGCCGGGACTCTCGCCCGTGTCTGCCTGGCGGGTCAAGGGACGATTTGCTCATCGCCGTCATAGACACGGAGCGCATCAACCGGGCACACGGCACAGGCTTCCTTCAGGCGCTCCGGATCGATGTCCGGCGTCTCGTCCTGAAAGCGCACAAGGTTTTGTTCGTCAATCTCGAAGGTTTCGCTGGCGAGCCCGACGCAGCTACCCGACCCGATGCAAAGGGTCCGGTCGATTTCGATCGTCAGGTCACCGATGTCGCGTTCCATAGTTCACGGGAGGATTGTGACGGCCAAACGAGGAGAATGTCTCGCGTCCGGAATGGGACCGAGCACGGGTGGAGGCGTCAACCGATGGATTGGAACGTGGAGGGCAGGCCCCCATCGGTGGACGGGGAGTCAAGGCTGGGTCGGTTCGGGGCATCTGAGGGCGGTGCCTCGTCGGTGCAGTACGCCTCGAAGGCCTCGATCAGATCCGCCCCGATTGCTCCTGGCTCACGGCCTTCGATGTGTTTCCGCTCGATGACGTAGACCGGCTGGCCGTTTCGGAAGAGGGCCATGAACGGCGAGGAGGGGGGAATGCCGGGCAGGTACGCTTCCCGGACGTGGTCGGTGGCCTCCAGGTCCTGCCCCGCGAACACCGTCACCTCGTGGTCCGGCGTCGGTCCGGCCTTCAAGGCACGGGCTACGGCCGGTCGAGCACTGCCCGCTGCGCATCCGCATACGGAATTGATGACGAGAAGCAGGGTCTCATCCTCGGCGGCCTCAAAGGCGGTGTCCACCTCGTCGGGGGTGGTCAGTTCCTTTACACCGAGGCGCGTGAGTTCTTTGCGCATCGGTTCGACCATCGCTTTCGGATAGGGCATGGTACGAAAAGTGGGGACGGTGAAGTAGATGGTGGGAATGCGTACAAGGGCACCGTTCTCGGCATCGTGTTCTTCAGAACGCTTGGCGCTCGGGGCTGCGGCGGGCCGTTACTGGGCGACACTGACGAGTTCGCCGCGCCGAGTTGCCCCTGCTCTTGTGTCTCACGTAGAGCCCTCCTGCGCCTCCTCCGTGTCGTCAGACGACCCGCAGTTACGGAGTGCCCGAAGCCCGTCCGCGCTCACAGCGAGGAGGCGGTGACGGCCACGTCCGGCCTCAACAAGAATAGAGGTTGGGGCACGCCGGTAGAGGCACTCCAGCACTGAGGCGGGTGTAATCCGGAAGTGAGCAGAGAACCGTCGGAGCATCCCTACGGCTTCTCCATCTTCAGCGACATGAAACGCCGGAGCCTGCATTCTGGAAGTAGGGCCATATTACCGTGGAAA carries:
- a CDS encoding sensor histidine kinase, coding for MSILLALAIPYVGWRLFQDSPGSFYLPEAIKYALAGGIGLALLAGLVVGMQVLQEEIDPRAIVLQLAAIGAFVGLYVGYSVAQLKRAKEEVQGDRRRLENLLDGLPVPVVHGRLEGEEVSVLTANAAFEEVFGHAAEESEGKNLQGLIRPVDNSKEYVQESPAAVERRAIEEGVAETRVRCVTPDGQREFKLRVAQALDPGAPETYSVYTDITERKRQEEKLRALNTRLQLALDASNTGTFDWKIQAGEVIWDETSERLFGYEPGGFPGTLEAWARRVHPDDLSSAQKAVEQAIENREKYEAEFRVCIPDGQQRWVEACGTVEYDGGGEPIRMLGIHTDITEQKKREEKLREAKDEAEEASRLKSAMLANVTHEIRTPLTSITGFSEILEQSLSGRDEDFAARIRKNSRRLQRTLESVLHLSKLEAGVQKLGRERFSLGAVIEDVATVLRDSISEKSLILTTEIPDPPVIVSLNEDGFYRICRNLLENAIKFTPEGGHVEVRVWGEGLDESLNEGRSAVLEVEDTGIGMDPERVPDLFQAFKQESQGLAREYEGSGLGLSIVQQLTEELGGTIDVETEKGVGTCFTVEVPLTDDA
- a CDS encoding ferredoxin, which produces MERDIGDLTIEIDRTLCIGSGSCVGLASETFEIDEQNLVRFQDETPDIDPERLKEACAVCPVDALRVYDGDEQIVP
- a CDS encoding BrxA/BrxB family bacilliredoxin, encoding MPYPKAMVEPMRKELTRLGVKELTTPDEVDTAFEAAEDETLLLVINSVCGCAAGSARPAVARALKAGPTPDHEVTVFAGQDLEATDHVREAYLPGIPPSSPFMALFRNGQPVYVIERKHIEGREPGAIGADLIEAFEAYCTDEAPPSDAPNRPSLDSPSTDGGLPSTFQSIG